The following proteins are encoded in a genomic region of Iodidimonas sp. SYSU 1G8:
- a CDS encoding CheR family methyltransferase yields MSATATSAIEIVRRLLGDKAGLDPGAMSDNLLRSLVEARLRHHGGDCATWLERLRADRAEQQAVIETALVHETWFFRDVAPFDHLMDLARDRWLRRTAANPVRILSAPCASGEEAWSIAATLVQAGLAPEAISVTAIDLSGVMVKVAQCGVYGARSLRNHHGDLIRPYVEPLPDGGFRIGALLRGCVSFSQVNLLHLPDERGFDAIFCRNALMYMHEAARRKIVGRLKTALAPEAPLFVGHAEAAMLMSHGLYPSGPSRAFALRLRPAEKPCRPEAALPPPVIRPPVAIKPALVTPEPGKAPAEIPADLLMRAHKLADSGALEEALVPLRRFLDAVPMSPEGHALAGMILAARGERAEGIRHLRKALYLNPRDEASKVQLQHLLDAPR; encoded by the coding sequence ATGAGCGCGACCGCGACAAGCGCGATCGAGATCGTCCGCCGCCTGCTGGGCGACAAGGCGGGACTCGATCCCGGCGCGATGAGCGACAATCTGCTCAGATCCCTGGTGGAAGCACGGCTGCGCCATCACGGCGGCGATTGCGCGACATGGCTCGAGCGTCTGCGCGCCGACCGGGCTGAACAGCAGGCGGTCATCGAGACCGCGCTGGTCCATGAAACCTGGTTCTTCCGCGATGTCGCCCCGTTCGATCACCTGATGGATCTGGCGCGGGATCGCTGGCTGCGGCGCACCGCCGCGAACCCGGTGCGCATCCTGAGCGCTCCCTGCGCCAGCGGCGAGGAAGCCTGGTCGATCGCCGCCACGCTGGTCCAGGCAGGGCTGGCGCCCGAGGCGATTTCGGTCACCGCCATCGACCTCAGCGGTGTGATGGTCAAGGTGGCGCAGTGCGGCGTCTACGGCGCGCGCAGTCTGCGCAATCATCATGGCGACCTGATCCGTCCCTATGTGGAGCCGCTGCCCGACGGCGGCTTCAGGATCGGCGCCCTGCTGCGGGGCTGCGTTAGCTTCTCGCAGGTCAATCTGCTGCACCTGCCCGACGAGCGCGGCTTCGATGCGATCTTCTGCCGCAACGCGCTGATGTACATGCACGAGGCGGCGCGCCGGAAGATCGTCGGCAGGCTCAAGACCGCGCTGGCGCCCGAGGCGCCCTTGTTCGTCGGCCATGCCGAAGCGGCCATGCTGATGTCCCATGGGCTTTACCCGTCGGGCCCCAGCCGCGCCTTCGCGCTGAGACTGCGGCCCGCCGAGAAGCCCTGCAGGCCCGAGGCCGCGCTCCCGCCGCCCGTCATCCGCCCGCCTGTCGCCATCAAGCCCGCCCTGGTGACCCCGGAACCGGGCAAGGCGCCGGCGGAAATTCCCGCCGACCTGCTGATGCGCGCCCACAAGCTGGCCGACAGCGGCGCCCTCGAAGAAGCGCTGGTGCCGCTGCGACGGTTTCTCGACGCCGTGCCCATGAGCCCCGAGGGACACGCGCTGGCCGGGATGATCCTCGCCGCCAGGGGCGAGCGGGCCGAAGGCATCCGGCACCTGCGCAAGGCCCTGTACCTCAACCCGCGCGACGAGGCCAGCAAGGTCCAGCTGCAGCACCTGCTGGACGCGCCGCGATGA
- a CDS encoding ATP-binding protein, with product MTHRFHATLKNDLADLAALPPRLEAFAEEASLPMDAAMHIDIVLDELLVNTISYGYPDGRPGVIDLRMDVADDVTIVIEDDGDAFDPLSLPPPDLESDLDDRPIGGLGVHFVRTMMDAVAYERVGALNRITLLKRLSTAGQPHANNN from the coding sequence ATGACCCATCGCTTTCATGCAACGCTGAAGAACGATCTCGCCGATCTCGCCGCGCTGCCTCCCAGGCTAGAAGCCTTCGCCGAGGAGGCCAGTCTGCCCATGGACGCGGCCATGCATATCGACATCGTCCTCGATGAACTCCTGGTCAACACCATAAGCTATGGTTATCCGGATGGACGGCCCGGTGTGATCGACCTGCGCATGGACGTGGCCGATGACGTCACCATCGTCATCGAAGATGATGGCGACGCCTTCGATCCGCTGTCCTTGCCGCCGCCGGACCTGGAATCCGATCTGGACGACAGGCCGATCGGGGGGCTTGGCGTACACTTCGTAAGGACCATGATGGACGCAGTCGCCTATGAGCGTGTCGGCGCCCTCAACCGGATCACCCTTCTCAAGCGCCTTTCAACGGCAGGCCAGCCCCATGCAAACAACAATTGA
- a CDS encoding chemotaxis protein CheW has translation MIEPCWQRIGIQGDRSCPELIEHIHCRNCPTFIDAARGFLNRVPDADYVDELTGLNTNMSSGGERDDGVPVMVFRLGDEWHGLPVRVIDQIHNASAIRRVPHRINPGFLGLASVEGQIELCMSLHAVLGIDKPADGAAKGARRWLLLKLGGERWVAPVDEMKGVVRLDRKRIQPIPSTVERAPDPATSGLFETDGVRVALLAPDPLLRRFRASLA, from the coding sequence ATGATCGAACCCTGCTGGCAGCGGATCGGCATCCAGGGCGACCGTTCGTGCCCCGAGCTGATCGAGCACATCCATTGCCGGAACTGTCCGACCTTCATCGACGCCGCCCGGGGCTTTCTCAACCGGGTGCCGGACGCCGACTATGTGGACGAGCTGACCGGGCTCAACACCAACATGTCGAGCGGCGGCGAACGCGATGACGGCGTGCCCGTCATGGTGTTCCGGCTGGGTGACGAGTGGCACGGCCTGCCGGTCCGCGTCATCGACCAGATCCACAACGCCTCGGCCATCCGCAGGGTCCCGCACCGGATCAACCCCGGGTTTCTCGGCCTGGCGTCGGTCGAAGGCCAGATCGAGCTCTGCATGTCGCTGCACGCCGTCCTCGGCATCGACAAGCCGGCCGACGGCGCCGCCAAGGGCGCCCGGCGCTGGCTGCTGCTGAAGCTGGGCGGCGAACGCTGGGTCGCGCCCGTCGACGAAATGAAGGGCGTCGTGCGCCTTGACCGCAAGCGGATCCAGCCGATCCCGTCGACGGTCGAGCGCGCGCCCGACCCCGCGACCTCCGGCCTCTTCGAGACGGACGGCGTGCGCGTGGCGCTGCTGGCCCCCGATCCGCTGCTGCGTCGGTTCAGGGCGAGCCTGGCATGA
- a CDS encoding methyl-accepting chemotaxis protein, which yields MNPLHWRWLGRLGLRGKLALMGLLPMALLLGLLVAVQGWMLFSAHREGGEALLRTEVHEAALIHEGTARVANAVPQTLALAQQHGLFGKRAESLALHRAAVEAFPQFTGSAIAYEPNIDGQDAAFLASATAEQREALSETGRFIAYWFRDPQSKATRLAPLTGLENNYYYRGVRNRFDGEPESTGVTVDGGLSKLWGDPSPSGSSPIRPMITEPYMYEGKLMVEHVFPIVIDGTFVGVTSADLSLEQLDEQLKSYRRYDGAQFILISERGRIIADTSSAALRTKRLEDTPRAAILEAVYKGGDSFFQVSEDPVTGEEAYFVSSRIPTNGWRLVMIVPQSEVLAPAWRGVRYSVLIAGVGALALILLVASLINAVAGRMGVAAGAAERVAHGDLTVTVPTGGNDESGRLLDAVGTMVKSLTSLVQGLKFASVQLVSTATGIAAISREQEGNVTDLGASSSQIAAAVREIGATSVELSKTMGEITSATEATANMASTGQTSLSSMERAMGGLGQATSTISEKLSVISDRATNIGSVVTTITKVADQTNLLSLNAAIEAEKAGEAGRGFAVVAREIRRLADQTAVATLDIDTLVREMQSAVSSGVMEMDRFTEEVRRSVGDAAAVGQQFAAILEQIQTLSPRLAALHDGMQSQNVGEQQINEAMLQLVEIARRSADSLHDFHQSTDQLNTAVAALESELGRFKTE from the coding sequence ATGAATCCGCTTCACTGGCGATGGCTTGGCCGGCTCGGCTTGCGCGGCAAGCTGGCGCTGATGGGACTGTTGCCCATGGCGCTGTTGCTGGGTCTGCTGGTCGCGGTGCAGGGATGGATGCTGTTCTCGGCCCATCGCGAGGGCGGCGAGGCGCTGTTGCGCACCGAGGTTCACGAGGCGGCCCTGATCCACGAAGGCACCGCGCGCGTCGCCAATGCGGTGCCCCAGACCCTGGCGCTCGCGCAGCAGCATGGCCTGTTCGGCAAACGGGCCGAAAGCCTGGCGCTGCATCGGGCAGCGGTGGAGGCGTTTCCGCAATTCACCGGCAGCGCCATCGCCTATGAACCCAATATTGACGGCCAGGACGCCGCGTTCCTGGCGTCCGCTACCGCCGAGCAGCGAGAGGCTCTGAGCGAAACCGGGCGATTCATCGCCTACTGGTTCCGCGACCCCCAAAGCAAGGCCACCCGGCTCGCGCCCCTCACGGGTCTGGAGAACAACTACTACTACCGCGGCGTGCGGAACCGGTTCGATGGCGAGCCGGAATCGACGGGCGTCACCGTCGACGGCGGCCTGAGCAAGCTGTGGGGCGATCCGTCGCCCAGCGGCTCCAGCCCGATCCGCCCGATGATCACCGAGCCTTATATGTACGAAGGCAAGCTGATGGTGGAGCACGTCTTCCCCATCGTCATCGACGGCACCTTCGTGGGCGTTACCTCGGCGGACCTGTCGCTGGAACAGCTGGACGAGCAGCTGAAGTCCTATCGCCGCTACGACGGCGCCCAGTTTATCCTGATCAGCGAGCGGGGTCGGATCATCGCCGATACCTCGTCGGCGGCGCTGCGGACCAAACGGCTGGAAGACACGCCGCGCGCCGCCATCCTGGAAGCCGTCTACAAGGGCGGCGACTCATTTTTCCAGGTGAGCGAGGATCCGGTGACCGGCGAGGAGGCGTACTTCGTCAGCTCGCGCATTCCGACCAATGGCTGGCGCCTCGTGATGATCGTGCCGCAGTCGGAAGTTCTGGCGCCGGCATGGCGCGGCGTCCGCTATTCGGTGCTGATCGCCGGAGTCGGCGCGCTTGCCCTGATCCTGCTGGTCGCCAGCCTGATCAATGCCGTCGCGGGACGCATGGGCGTGGCCGCGGGCGCGGCCGAACGGGTGGCTCATGGCGACCTCACCGTCACCGTCCCCACCGGCGGCAATGACGAGTCCGGCCGCCTGCTCGATGCGGTCGGCACCATGGTGAAATCGCTGACCAGCCTGGTGCAGGGCCTCAAATTCGCCAGCGTCCAGCTGGTCTCGACGGCGACGGGCATCGCCGCGATCTCGCGCGAGCAGGAGGGCAACGTGACCGATCTGGGCGCCTCCTCGAGCCAGATCGCCGCCGCGGTGCGCGAAATCGGCGCCACCTCCGTCGAACTGTCCAAGACCATGGGCGAGATTACCAGCGCGACCGAGGCGACGGCCAACATGGCCTCCACCGGACAGACCTCGCTGTCGAGTATGGAACGGGCGATGGGCGGCCTGGGCCAGGCGACCTCGACCATTTCCGAGAAACTGTCGGTCATCAGCGACCGGGCGACCAATATCGGCAGTGTCGTCACCACCATCACCAAGGTCGCCGATCAGACCAATCTGCTGTCCCTGAACGCCGCCATCGAGGCGGAAAAGGCCGGTGAAGCCGGCCGCGGCTTCGCAGTCGTCGCGCGGGAGATCCGCCGCTTGGCCGACCAGACCGCCGTCGCCACTCTCGACATCGACACGCTGGTGCGCGAGATGCAGTCGGCGGTGTCGAGCGGCGTGATGGAGATGGACCGGTTCACCGAGGAAGTGCGCCGGAGCGTCGGCGACGCCGCCGCCGTCGGCCAGCAATTCGCCGCCATCCTGGAGCAGATCCAGACCCTGTCGCCGCGTCTCGCCGCCTTGCATGACGGCATGCAATCGCAGAACGTCGGCGAGCAGCAGATCAACGAGGCCATGCTGCAGCTGGTCGAGATCGCGCGCCGGTCGGCGGATTCGCTTCACGATTTCCATCAGTCGACGGACCAGCTCAACACCGCCGTCGCCGCGCTGGAATCAGAACTGGGCCGTTTCAAGACGGAATGA
- a CDS encoding chemotaxis protein CheW produces MLALLFRLGSERFALDLAGLTAILPNSHIQPIPHAPPEIRGEFNWRGRMVPVIDLRQLFFGVPCEWTLTTRLVVFRWQGKNQRGNVALRAEGITDTVEYRPADLQRPSVSDPQRPGIVGSVVAEGQLIRVVDPQALVWESFRDILFREAVT; encoded by the coding sequence ATGCTGGCGTTGCTGTTTCGACTGGGAAGCGAACGATTCGCGCTGGATCTGGCGGGACTGACCGCGATCCTGCCGAACTCGCACATCCAGCCGATCCCGCACGCGCCGCCGGAGATCCGCGGCGAGTTCAACTGGCGCGGCCGGATGGTGCCGGTCATCGACCTGCGGCAGCTGTTCTTCGGCGTGCCCTGTGAATGGACCCTGACCACGCGCCTGGTGGTGTTCCGCTGGCAGGGTAAGAACCAGCGCGGCAACGTGGCCTTGCGCGCCGAGGGGATCACCGACACGGTCGAGTACAGGCCGGCCGACCTGCAGCGCCCGAGCGTGTCCGATCCGCAGCGGCCGGGCATCGTCGGATCGGTTGTCGCCGAAGGCCAGTTGATCCGTGTGGTCGATCCCCAGGCGCTGGTCTGGGAGTCGTTCCGCGACATCCTGTTCCGCGAGGCGGTCACATGA